Proteins found in one Deltaproteobacteria bacterium genomic segment:
- a CDS encoding trypsin-like serine protease, translating to MLDCLCKSVLYSDGPSQLDKGGGVVLKVRCAAVLSLWALVMLAAVLPASALTDDEKVNIRIYEEVGPSVVNIITTAVSYDFFLNPVPETGSGSGAVLDKLGHIVTNFHVIEDAARLEVTLHDSQRYEARVVGADPSNDLAVIRIEAPPEKLRPIPLGTSGDLKVGQKVLAIGNPFGLERTLTVGVVSSVGRTMRAVNGKLIRGVIQTDAAINPGNSGGPLLDGEGRMVGLNSAIFSPVGASVGIGFAIPVDTVRRVVPQLIERGYVARPWLGIGGHGIDEATAELLGLPSPGVLIAEVYRGGPAHKAGLRGATRYLRLGNVMVPVGGDLITAVNGREVESFDDLDEVLSELAVGDVVVLDVFRKRSKIKVRVRLEEMPR from the coding sequence ATGCTTGATTGCCTCTGCAAATCGGTGTTATATTCGGATGGTCCGAGTCAGCTTGATAAAGGAGGTGGCGTGGTGTTGAAGGTCCGTTGCGCAGCGGTCCTGTCCCTGTGGGCCCTGGTCATGCTCGCCGCCGTGTTGCCGGCCTCCGCCCTCACGGACGACGAGAAGGTCAATATCCGGATCTACGAGGAGGTGGGCCCCTCTGTCGTCAACATCATAACGACGGCCGTGTCATACGACTTCTTTCTCAATCCCGTGCCGGAGACGGGCAGCGGCTCCGGCGCCGTTCTCGACAAGCTCGGCCACATAGTCACCAACTTCCACGTCATCGAGGACGCGGCGCGCCTGGAGGTGACGCTCCACGACTCGCAGCGCTACGAGGCGAGGGTGGTAGGCGCGGACCCGAGCAACGACCTCGCCGTCATAAGGATAGAGGCCCCGCCCGAGAAGCTCCGGCCCATCCCGCTCGGCACCTCCGGCGACCTGAAGGTGGGTCAGAAGGTGCTCGCCATCGGCAACCCCTTCGGACTGGAGAGAACGCTCACCGTCGGCGTGGTGAGTTCCGTGGGCAGGACCATGAGGGCCGTCAACGGCAAGCTCATAAGGGGGGTAATCCAGACCGACGCGGCCATAAACCCCGGCAACTCCGGGGGACCGCTCCTCGACGGCGAGGGGAGGATGGTGGGGCTCAACTCGGCCATATTCAGCCCCGTGGGCGCCAGCGTGGGCATAGGCTTCGCCATCCCCGTCGACACGGTGCGGCGCGTCGTGCCCCAGCTCATCGAGAGGGGCTACGTGGCGAGACCGTGGCTCGGCATAGGCGGCCACGGCATCGACGAAGCGACGGCCGAACTCCTCGGCCTCCCCTCGCCGGGCGTGCTCATCGCCGAGGTCTACAGGGGAGGTCCGGCCCACAAGGCCGGCCTTCGCGGCGCGACCAGGTACCTGAGACTCGGAAACGTCATGGTCCCCGTGGGCGGAGACCTCATAACGGCCGTCAACGGCCGAGAGGTGGAAAGCTTCGACGACCTCGACGAGGTCCTCTCGGAGCTTGCGGTCGGCGACGTGGTGGTGCTCGACGTCTTCAGAAAAAGGAGTAAGATCAAGGTGCGGGTCAGGCTCGAGGAGATGCCCCGCTGA